The following are encoded in a window of Streptomyces sp. 11x1 genomic DNA:
- a CDS encoding ComEC/Rec2 family competence protein — translation MHVASGSRLGDPHPRQEGPTDLRLVPPALAAWATAALTVHASPGWVTGVAVLCAVVGVALLAWQGQGQGQGQGQGQGQGQGQGQGQGQGQGRGLGYRRGRGGVAWTKVSVAAVLLCAGAAAASAGLHGADLRRGPVPGLAEEYARVTAEVELTSDPRLTRPRIQGNRAAPAAVLLQAEVRRVRSPDGSVADTRTPVLVVVDVAAGAGRAAWLSLLPSTRVRVVAQAVPAMAGGDRVAGVLRVRGGGAPAVVEEASAVQRVAGRLRAGLREATDGLDPDARALLPGFVVGDTSRVPAELDEAFKATDLTHLLAVSGANFTILLALFIGPPGLAQRAERKGLAPRLGIPLRVTALAGGALTLGFVIVCRPDPSVVRAAACGSIALLAIATGRRRSLIPALATAVLLLVLYDPWLARSYGFLLSVLATGALLTLAPRWSAALQRRRVPPRPAEALAAAGAAQAVCAPVVAVLSAKVSLVAVPCNLLAEFAVAPATVLGFATLATAPVAMPVAEGLAWCASWPTGWIADIARTGASMPGAGVDWPGSWTGALLLALVTVVVVLVGRRLASHPWLVGACLMAFLLVVVQPPPLTRVITGWPPPGWRFVMCDVGQGDATVLAAGEGAGVVVDAGPDPVLVDRCLTSLGITEVPLVVLTHFHADHVVGLPGVLRGRSVGAIATTGFEEPVEQAAFVRGEAAARGIPLTWAVAGEERRTGGLAWRVLWPPGDAVTPDGPNDASVTLLVRSGGLTLLLLGDLEPPGQRELARSPEAAALGAVDVVKVAHHGSAYQDPGLIRAMAPRLALISVGADNPYGHPAPRTVAALRAGGATVLRTDEDGAVAVAGTAKELLVARD, via the coding sequence GTGCACGTGGCCTCCGGCAGTCGGCTCGGTGACCCACATCCCAGGCAGGAGGGGCCCACTGACCTGCGCCTGGTGCCACCGGCGCTGGCCGCGTGGGCGACGGCGGCGCTGACGGTGCACGCCTCGCCGGGGTGGGTCACGGGAGTGGCCGTGCTCTGTGCGGTGGTGGGCGTGGCTCTGCTCGCCTGGCAAGGGCAAGGGCAAGGGCAAGGGCAAGGGCAAGGGCAAGGGCAAGGGCAAGGGCAAGGGCAAGGGCAAGGGCAAGGGCAAGGGCGGGGGCTCGGGTATCGCCGGGGGCGTGGGGGCGTTGCGTGGACGAAGGTGTCCGTCGCCGCCGTGCTGCTCTGTGCGGGCGCGGCTGCCGCCTCCGCCGGGCTGCACGGGGCGGATCTGCGGCGAGGGCCGGTGCCTGGCCTGGCCGAGGAATACGCCCGTGTGACGGCGGAGGTGGAGCTCACCTCCGACCCGCGCCTCACCCGCCCCCGGATCCAGGGCAACCGCGCGGCCCCGGCCGCGGTACTCCTCCAGGCCGAGGTGCGGCGTGTGCGGAGCCCGGACGGGTCGGTCGCCGACACGCGGACCCCGGTGCTGGTCGTCGTCGACGTGGCGGCGGGGGCCGGTCGGGCGGCCTGGCTCTCGCTGTTGCCGTCCACGCGGGTGCGGGTGGTGGCGCAGGCCGTGCCGGCCATGGCCGGGGGAGACCGGGTGGCGGGCGTGCTGCGGGTGCGGGGCGGTGGGGCGCCGGCCGTGGTGGAGGAGGCGAGCGCCGTGCAGCGGGTCGCGGGGCGGTTGCGCGCGGGGCTGCGGGAGGCGACCGACGGGCTGGACCCGGACGCGCGGGCTTTGCTGCCCGGGTTCGTCGTCGGGGACACCTCACGGGTTCCGGCGGAGTTGGACGAGGCGTTCAAGGCGACCGATCTCACCCATCTCCTGGCTGTCAGCGGTGCGAACTTCACGATCCTGTTGGCCCTGTTCATCGGCCCGCCGGGGCTGGCACAACGGGCCGAGCGGAAGGGGCTGGCACCCCGGCTCGGGATCCCGTTGCGGGTGACCGCGCTGGCCGGTGGGGCACTGACTCTGGGCTTCGTGATCGTGTGCCGACCGGACCCGAGCGTGGTGCGGGCGGCGGCATGCGGTTCGATCGCTCTGTTGGCCATCGCGACCGGGCGCCGCAGGTCCCTGATCCCGGCCCTGGCGACGGCGGTGCTGCTGCTGGTGCTGTACGACCCGTGGCTGGCCCGCAGTTACGGCTTCCTGCTCTCCGTCCTCGCGACCGGTGCCCTGCTCACCCTCGCCCCGCGCTGGAGTGCGGCGCTCCAGCGGCGCCGGGTGCCACCGCGTCCGGCCGAGGCGCTGGCGGCGGCGGGGGCCGCGCAGGCGGTGTGCGCGCCGGTCGTGGCCGTGCTGTCGGCGAAGGTGAGCCTGGTGGCGGTGCCGTGCAATCTGCTGGCGGAGTTCGCGGTGGCCCCGGCGACGGTGCTCGGGTTCGCCACCCTGGCGACCGCTCCGGTGGCGATGCCCGTGGCCGAGGGCCTTGCCTGGTGCGCGAGTTGGCCGACCGGTTGGATCGCGGACATCGCCCGCACCGGGGCCTCGATGCCGGGCGCGGGCGTGGACTGGCCGGGCAGCTGGACCGGCGCGCTGCTGCTCGCCCTGGTCACCGTGGTCGTCGTCCTCGTCGGCCGGCGGCTGGCGAGCCATCCGTGGCTGGTGGGCGCCTGCCTGATGGCGTTCCTGCTGGTCGTGGTGCAGCCACCGCCGCTGACCAGGGTGATCACGGGGTGGCCGCCGCCGGGCTGGCGCTTCGTGATGTGCGACGTGGGCCAGGGGGACGCGACCGTCCTCGCGGCGGGAGAGGGGGCCGGGGTGGTCGTGGACGCGGGTCCCGATCCGGTCCTGGTCGACCGCTGTCTGACCTCGTTGGGCATCACCGAGGTCCCGCTCGTGGTCCTCACCCACTTCCACGCCGACCATGTGGTGGGGCTGCCGGGGGTGCTGCGGGGGCGCTCGGTGGGGGCGATCGCGACGACGGGGTTCGAGGAGCCCGTGGAGCAGGCCGCGTTCGTGCGCGGGGAGGCGGCGGCCCGGGGGATCCCGCTGACATGGGCCGTGGCCGGGGAGGAGCGGCGCACGGGCGGTCTCGCCTGGCGGGTGCTGTGGCCGCCGGGTGACGCGGTCACGCCGGACGGCCCGAACGACGCCAGTGTGACCCTGCTCGTCCGCTCGGGAGGGCTGACCCTGCTGCTCCTCGGCGACCTGGAACCGCCCGGCCAACGTGAGCTGGCGAGGTCCCCGGAAGCGGCCGCGCTGGGAGCCGTGGATGTGGTGAAGGTCGCCCACCACGGGTCGGCCTACCAGGATCCGGGACTGATACGGGCCATGGCCCCCAGGCTGGCGCTCATCTCCGTGGGCGCGGACAACCCGTACGGCCATCCCGCGCCCAGAACGGTCGCGGCGCTGAGGGCCGGGGGTGCCACGGTGCTGCGTACGGACGAGGACGGCGCGGTCGCCGTCGCGGGTACGGCGAAGGAGTTGCTCGTGGCGAGAGACTGA
- the rpsT gene encoding 30S ribosomal protein S20 — protein MANIKSQIKRNKTNEKARLRNKAVKSSLKTAVRKAREAAAAGDVEKATEYQRAAARQLDKAVSKGVIHKNQAANKKSALASKVASLQG, from the coding sequence GTGGCGAACATCAAGTCCCAGATCAAGCGGAACAAGACCAACGAGAAGGCGCGCCTTCGCAACAAGGCCGTCAAGTCGTCGCTCAAGACCGCGGTCCGCAAGGCCCGTGAGGCCGCTGCCGCGGGTGACGTCGAGAAGGCCACCGAGTACCAGCGCGCTGCCGCGCGTCAGCTCGACAAGGCCGTCTCGAAGGGCGTCATCCACAAGAACCAGGCCGCCAACAAGAAGTCGGCGCTTGCTTCCAAGGTCGCTTCCCTCCAGGGCTGA
- a CDS encoding conjugal transfer protein has protein sequence MTRTTTRELTWGQVAVLGGAAIAMVAVGGFGAWGTYSNAVAEFHRQATAAGVVAAGEGLTLILAMVMLGRTMLGQSSPAVVRAGMWLAPISASGIGITIASDVREAAVYAVTPLAMSGAAEGLGFIARSIVVYRTGVDAEVMRRNADAARQLAFQRAVADGHPGEWRRKLAVRRYWSLAKYVGVGDTELGAGLVDVQRVRVREGADAALATMYGAQTSPKAVSPAPTRSAQEVLRAKFAEMDPVDVIRIAADAHPDAPPPELAALLVSYGVVVDAVQVAVVLGQQPDEYQVDRPDTPAHQQVSDPVAALEPVTMEAAVVEAASTLGPDASAREIAEHVALNRRLVVTEPYVRTALSRASKKAEPETPASPMEGGYA, from the coding sequence ATGACCAGAACCACTACCCGCGAACTCACCTGGGGGCAGGTCGCCGTCCTCGGCGGCGCGGCCATCGCCATGGTCGCCGTCGGAGGCTTCGGCGCCTGGGGCACCTACAGCAACGCCGTCGCCGAATTCCACCGCCAGGCCACCGCCGCCGGTGTCGTCGCCGCCGGCGAAGGCCTCACCCTCATCCTCGCCATGGTGATGCTCGGCCGGACCATGCTCGGCCAGTCCTCACCCGCCGTCGTCCGGGCCGGCATGTGGCTCGCCCCCATCTCCGCCAGCGGCATCGGTATCACCATCGCCAGCGACGTCCGCGAGGCCGCCGTGTACGCGGTCACCCCGCTCGCCATGTCCGGGGCCGCCGAAGGCCTCGGGTTCATCGCCCGCTCGATCGTCGTCTACCGCACCGGCGTGGACGCCGAGGTGATGCGCCGCAACGCCGACGCCGCCCGGCAGCTCGCGTTCCAGCGCGCGGTCGCCGACGGCCACCCCGGCGAGTGGCGCCGCAAGCTCGCCGTCCGCCGCTACTGGTCGCTGGCGAAGTACGTCGGCGTCGGGGACACCGAGCTCGGCGCCGGCCTGGTCGACGTCCAGCGCGTCCGCGTCCGCGAGGGAGCTGATGCGGCCCTCGCCACCATGTACGGCGCACAGACTTCCCCGAAGGCAGTAAGTCCCGCCCCGACCCGGTCGGCGCAGGAGGTGCTCCGGGCCAAGTTCGCCGAGATGGACCCCGTCGACGTCATCCGGATCGCAGCGGATGCGCACCCCGATGCGCCCCCGCCCGAACTCGCCGCCCTCCTCGTCTCCTACGGGGTCGTCGTCGACGCCGTACAGGTCGCCGTCGTCCTCGGCCAGCAGCCCGACGAGTACCAAGTGGACCGCCCTGATACGCCCGCGCATCAGCAGGTCAGCGACCCCGTCGCCGCCCTGGAACCGGTCACGATGGAGGCCGCCGTCGTCGAGGCCGCATCCACCCTCGGCCCGGACGCATCCGCCCGCGAGATCGCCGAGCACGTCGCCCTCAATCGGCGTCTCGTCGTCACCGAGCCGTACGTCCGTACCGCCCTCTCGCGGGCCTCGAAGAAGGCCGAACCGGAGACCCCGGCCAGCCCGATGGAGGGTGGATACGCATGA
- a CDS encoding DUF6907 domain-containing protein, which yields MTEPGTITVHTLDHGPVSLPEPAWCIGGHEDGGHRADILHTGPDVVLAFHGRHITAAGLVQSPFAGDASPELGGRTPGVSVSVIGRTLDPVAVYELAARLDAYADQLRGLADQLTDVLGGDQ from the coding sequence GTGACCGAGCCCGGCACGATCACCGTGCACACCCTCGACCACGGCCCGGTCTCTCTGCCCGAACCCGCCTGGTGCATCGGCGGCCACGAGGACGGCGGCCACCGCGCCGACATCCTCCACACCGGCCCGGACGTGGTGCTCGCCTTCCACGGCCGGCACATCACCGCCGCTGGCCTCGTCCAGTCCCCGTTCGCCGGGGACGCCAGCCCGGAGCTCGGCGGCCGTACGCCCGGCGTGTCCGTGTCCGTCATCGGCCGCACCCTCGACCCGGTCGCCGTGTACGAACTCGCGGCCCGCCTCGACGCGTACGCCGACCAGCTGCGCGGCCTCGCCGACCAGTTGACCGACGTTCTCGGGGGCGACCAGTGA
- a CDS encoding cell division protein FtsK, with translation MTETIPTQVNGHAKPNISLIKFEPEPKPDTVPETPAAVADKPRPRRRVRIDHLRRVVVEAREHGTYRAVVRHGSYLYGGARILTRRAWDSRTTARHERMMRAAEAAGQEDVARDWEQRAYIFRQSRHRRRMELLQLAINAPKAIGSATATGIGALLILGVLIALGTEDTSDIFTPIKAVIQFVTWVAFIAGVIWDPLLVALPFIALAGVWAVGRHRQTAPAWALPGDPEQRDVVPDEGAIIRALGNLGIAPLNKALKEGWQPRWVSPTTRSGNGWHTQVQLPLGVSVEMIADKKSTLAHNLLRKPVEVWPTEPRDQAGVLDLWVADPGVLTKPVPPWPLLTEGTTDFFKGVPVALNARGEQVIGRLMAANYLIAGIMGSGKSSLVVSLLLGAMLDPLVEIDVHVLAYNSDYDAMRPRLRSLVKGDDDEHVVAAMDTLRRLAGEVSRRGQELERIGTDTKVTREMAERDPSMRPRIVVFDEVHELFGHPEHGKEAKELALKVTKKARKTAIMLLWITPDADAASLPRGISKTVSHRVAFAINDHQGNDAILGTGMHKNGYSATTLVAGEDVGTAMAAGFGKTPGLIRSYYVRKEAGVDEVTPVVERAMALYEGTAAPEAPAYAPADHLADILTVLGHETKARTQDVLRRLADHNPGEYDGWSFRDLKRVLDDAGHGEYKTGGVMHVSRQRIAEAIADREDTPRDGDE, from the coding sequence ATGACCGAAACGATCCCCACCCAGGTCAACGGGCACGCCAAGCCGAACATCTCGCTCATCAAGTTCGAACCCGAACCGAAGCCCGACACCGTCCCCGAGACGCCGGCCGCCGTCGCCGACAAGCCGCGCCCGCGCCGCCGTGTCCGTATCGACCATCTGCGGCGCGTCGTCGTCGAGGCCCGCGAGCACGGCACGTACCGGGCCGTCGTACGACACGGCTCCTACCTGTACGGCGGCGCCCGCATCCTCACCCGACGGGCCTGGGACTCCCGCACCACCGCCCGCCACGAACGCATGATGCGGGCCGCCGAAGCCGCAGGTCAGGAAGACGTCGCCCGCGACTGGGAACAGCGCGCCTACATCTTCCGGCAGTCCCGCCACCGCCGCCGCATGGAACTCCTCCAGCTCGCCATCAACGCCCCCAAAGCCATCGGCTCCGCCACGGCCACCGGCATCGGTGCCCTGCTCATCCTCGGCGTGCTGATCGCCCTGGGCACCGAGGACACCAGCGACATCTTCACCCCGATCAAGGCTGTCATCCAGTTCGTCACCTGGGTCGCGTTCATCGCCGGCGTCATCTGGGACCCACTCCTCGTCGCCCTACCGTTCATCGCCCTCGCCGGAGTCTGGGCCGTCGGCCGGCACCGGCAGACCGCCCCCGCCTGGGCGCTGCCCGGCGACCCCGAGCAGCGCGACGTCGTCCCCGACGAGGGCGCCATCATCCGCGCCCTCGGCAACCTCGGCATCGCCCCGCTCAACAAGGCTCTGAAGGAGGGCTGGCAGCCTCGTTGGGTGTCCCCGACCACCCGGTCCGGGAACGGCTGGCACACTCAGGTTCAGCTGCCGCTCGGCGTCTCCGTCGAGATGATCGCCGACAAGAAGTCGACGCTGGCACACAACCTGCTCCGCAAGCCTGTCGAGGTATGGCCGACCGAGCCGCGCGACCAGGCCGGCGTCCTCGACCTGTGGGTCGCCGACCCCGGTGTTCTCACCAAGCCGGTACCGCCGTGGCCGCTCCTGACGGAGGGCACGACCGACTTCTTCAAGGGCGTCCCGGTCGCGCTCAACGCCCGCGGTGAGCAGGTCATCGGCCGGCTGATGGCCGCCAACTACCTGATCGCCGGAATCATGGGCTCGGGCAAGTCATCGCTGGTCGTCTCGCTGCTGCTCGGCGCGATGCTCGATCCGCTGGTAGAGATCGACGTGCACGTCCTGGCGTACAACAGCGACTACGACGCGATGCGGCCCCGCCTGCGGAGCCTGGTGAAGGGCGACGACGACGAGCACGTGGTCGCGGCCATGGACACGCTGCGGCGCCTGGCCGGCGAAGTCTCCCGCCGCGGGCAGGAACTGGAACGCATCGGCACGGACACCAAGGTCACTCGCGAGATGGCGGAGCGCGACCCGTCCATGCGGCCGCGGATCGTCGTGTTCGACGAGGTCCACGAGTTGTTCGGGCACCCGGAGCACGGCAAGGAAGCCAAGGAACTGGCCTTGAAGGTGACCAAGAAGGCCCGGAAGACGGCCATCATGCTGCTGTGGATCACCCCGGATGCGGATGCGGCGAGCCTGCCGCGCGGGATCTCCAAGACCGTGTCCCACCGGGTGGCGTTCGCGATCAACGACCACCAGGGCAACGACGCGATCCTCGGCACCGGCATGCACAAGAACGGGTACTCGGCGACGACTCTCGTCGCAGGTGAAGACGTCGGTACCGCCATGGCTGCAGGCTTCGGGAAGACTCCCGGACTGATCCGCTCCTACTACGTGCGGAAGGAGGCAGGCGTCGACGAGGTGACCCCGGTCGTCGAGCGCGCCATGGCCCTGTACGAGGGCACCGCAGCCCCCGAGGCGCCCGCCTACGCGCCGGCCGACCACCTCGCCGACATCCTGACCGTCCTCGGCCACGAGACAAAGGCGCGCACTCAGGACGTCCTCCGCCGTCTGGCCGACCACAACCCGGGCGAGTACGACGGCTGGTCGTTCCGCGACCTCAAGCGCGTCCTGGACGACGCCGGGCACGGCGAGTACAAGACCGGCGGCGTCATGCACGTCAGTCGGCAGCGCATCGCCGAAGCCATCGCCGACCGCGAGGACACCCCCCGGGACGGCGACGAGTAG
- a CDS encoding DUF6257 family protein: MADDLKFSDFTGGERVRIAVLVARMAKRGAGGDGVDISDLQRRVERIERQAARRKKK, encoded by the coding sequence ATGGCTGACGACCTGAAGTTTTCCGACTTCACCGGCGGCGAGCGGGTGCGTATCGCCGTCCTCGTCGCCCGCATGGCCAAGCGCGGTGCCGGCGGTGACGGAGTCGACATCTCCGACCTCCAGCGGCGCGTGGAGCGCATCGAACGGCAGGCCGCCCGACGCAAGAAGAAGTGA
- the lepA gene encoding translation elongation factor 4, with protein sequence MPAIPSHVPEPSRTDPALIRNFCIIAHIDHGKSTLADRMLQLTGVVEQRQMRAQYLDRMDIERERGITIKSQAVRLPWAPTADPGNTHILNMIDTPGHVDFTYEVSRSLAACEGTVLLVDAAQGIEAQTLANLYLAMENDLKIIPVLNKIDLPAAQPEKFSEELANLIGCDPEDVLKVSAKTGVGVDALLDRVVAEVPAPVGVKDAPARAMIFDSVYDSYRGVVTYVRVIDGQLNKRERIRMMSTGATHELLEIGTNSPEMLPADGLAVGEVGYLITGVKDVRQSKVGDTITSQAKGATEALGGYKDPKPMVFSGLYPLDGSDYPELRDALDKLQLNDAALVYEPETSAALGFGFRVGFLGLLHLDVIRERLEREFGLDLIATAPNVVYRVVMEDGTEHTVTNPSEFPEGKINEVYEPVVRATILAPTEFIGSIMELCQTRRGTLLGMDYLSEDRVEIRYTLPLAEIVFDFFDQLKSKTRGYASLDYEPTGEQTSSLVKVDILLHGDKVDAFSAITHKDAAYAYGVRLVAKLRELIPRQAFEVPIQAAIGSRVIARETIRAIRKDVLAKCYGGDISRKRKLLEKQKEGKKRMKMVGSVEVPQEAFIAVLSSDDSAGGGKGKK encoded by the coding sequence GTGCCCGCGATCCCTAGCCATGTGCCCGAGCCGAGCCGTACCGACCCGGCTCTGATCCGCAATTTCTGCATCATCGCGCACATCGACCACGGCAAGTCCACGCTCGCCGACCGGATGCTCCAGCTGACCGGTGTCGTCGAGCAGCGGCAGATGCGTGCTCAGTACCTCGACCGGATGGACATCGAGCGTGAGCGCGGCATCACGATCAAGTCCCAGGCGGTCCGTCTGCCCTGGGCGCCGACCGCCGATCCGGGCAACACGCACATCCTCAACATGATCGACACCCCCGGGCACGTCGACTTCACGTACGAGGTGTCGCGGTCGCTGGCGGCCTGTGAGGGGACCGTCCTCCTCGTCGACGCGGCTCAGGGGATCGAGGCCCAGACCCTCGCCAACCTGTACCTGGCGATGGAGAACGACCTCAAGATCATTCCCGTACTGAACAAGATCGACCTGCCGGCCGCGCAGCCCGAGAAGTTCTCCGAGGAGCTGGCGAACCTCATCGGCTGCGATCCCGAGGACGTGCTGAAGGTCTCCGCGAAGACGGGTGTGGGGGTCGACGCGCTGCTCGACCGGGTCGTGGCCGAGGTTCCGGCGCCGGTCGGCGTCAAGGACGCGCCCGCCCGCGCGATGATCTTCGACTCGGTGTACGACTCGTACCGGGGCGTGGTCACGTACGTCCGTGTGATCGACGGGCAGCTCAACAAGCGCGAGCGGATCCGGATGATGTCCACCGGCGCCACGCACGAGCTGCTGGAGATCGGGACCAACTCGCCCGAGATGCTGCCCGCCGACGGGCTGGCCGTCGGTGAGGTGGGCTACCTCATCACCGGCGTGAAGGACGTCCGCCAGTCCAAGGTCGGTGACACGATCACCAGCCAGGCGAAGGGGGCGACCGAGGCGCTCGGGGGATACAAGGACCCCAAGCCGATGGTCTTCTCCGGTCTGTATCCGCTGGACGGGTCCGACTACCCCGAGCTGCGTGACGCGCTCGACAAGCTCCAGCTCAACGACGCCGCGCTCGTGTACGAGCCGGAGACGTCCGCCGCGCTGGGCTTCGGTTTCCGCGTCGGTTTCCTCGGGCTGCTGCACCTCGACGTGATCCGGGAGCGGCTGGAGCGCGAGTTCGGGCTCGACCTCATCGCCACCGCGCCGAACGTCGTGTACCGCGTCGTCATGGAGGACGGCACCGAGCACACGGTCACCAACCCGAGCGAGTTCCCCGAAGGCAAGATCAACGAGGTGTACGAGCCCGTCGTGCGGGCCACGATCCTCGCGCCGACCGAGTTCATCGGCTCGATCATGGAGCTGTGCCAGACCCGGCGCGGCACCCTGCTCGGCATGGACTACCTGTCGGAGGACCGGGTCGAGATCCGGTACACGCTGCCGCTCGCGGAGATCGTCTTCGACTTCTTCGACCAGCTGAAGTCGAAGACGCGCGGGTACGCGTCGCTGGACTACGAGCCCACGGGTGAGCAGACCTCCAGCCTCGTCAAGGTCGACATCCTGCTGCACGGCGACAAGGTCGACGCCTTCTCCGCGATCACGCACAAGGACGCGGCGTACGCCTACGGGGTGCGGCTCGTCGCCAAGCTGCGCGAGCTCATCCCGCGGCAGGCCTTCGAGGTGCCCATCCAGGCGGCCATCGGCTCGCGCGTCATCGCCCGCGAGACCATCCGCGCCATCCGCAAGGACGTCCTCGCCAAGTGCTACGGCGGTGACATCTCCCGGAAGCGGAAGCTGCTGGAGAAGCAGAAGGAAGGCAAGAAGCGGATGAAGATGGTGGGCTCCGTGGAGGTTCCGCAGGAGGCCTTCATCGCCGTACTGTCCAGCGACGACAGCGCCGGCGGCGGCAAGGGCAAGAAATAG
- the holA gene encoding DNA polymerase III subunit delta: protein MAKKTVNDDPLAPVTLAVGQEELLLDRAVQVVVAAAKASDADTDVRDLTSDQLQPGTLAELTSPSLFAERKVVVVRNAQDLSADTVKDVKAYLGAPAEEITLVLLHAGGAKGKGLLDAARKAGAREVACPKMTKPGDRLAFVRGEFRTLGRSATSEACQALVDAIGSDLRELASAASQLVADVEGTIDEAVVGRYYTGRAEASSFEVADRAVEGRAAEALEALRWSLATGVAPVLITSALAQGVRAIGKLSSARGGRPADLARELGMPPWKIDRVRQQMRGWTPEGVAVALRAVAEADAGVKGGGDDPEYALEKAVVVIARAARSRRG, encoded by the coding sequence ATGGCCAAGAAGACTGTGAACGATGATCCTCTCGCCCCCGTGACGTTGGCCGTGGGGCAGGAGGAGCTGCTGCTCGACCGGGCTGTGCAGGTGGTGGTGGCCGCCGCGAAGGCCTCGGACGCCGACACGGACGTGCGGGATCTGACCTCGGACCAGCTGCAGCCCGGCACCCTCGCCGAGCTGACCAGTCCGTCGCTCTTCGCGGAGCGCAAGGTCGTGGTCGTGCGCAACGCGCAGGACCTGTCGGCCGACACGGTCAAGGACGTGAAGGCGTACCTGGGGGCTCCCGCCGAGGAGATCACCCTGGTGCTGCTGCACGCGGGCGGCGCCAAGGGCAAGGGGCTGCTGGACGCGGCGCGCAAGGCGGGGGCGCGGGAGGTGGCGTGCCCCAAGATGACGAAGCCGGGCGATCGGCTGGCGTTCGTGCGGGGGGAGTTCCGGACGCTCGGGCGGTCCGCGACGTCCGAGGCGTGCCAGGCGCTCGTCGACGCGATCGGGAGCGATCTGCGGGAGTTGGCGTCCGCGGCGTCGCAGTTGGTGGCGGACGTTGAGGGGACCATCGACGAGGCGGTGGTCGGGCGGTACTACACGGGGCGGGCCGAGGCGTCGAGCTTCGAGGTGGCCGATCGGGCCGTCGAGGGGCGGGCGGCGGAGGCGTTGGAGGCGCTGCGTTGGTCGCTGGCGACGGGGGTGGCGCCGGTGTTGATCACGAGTGCGCTGGCCCAGGGGGTGCGGGCGATCGGGAAGCTGTCGTCGGCGCGGGGTGGGCGGCCCGCGGATCTCGCGCGGGAGTTGGGGATGCCGCCGTGGAAGATCGATCGGGTGCGGCAGCAGATGCGGGGGTGGACGCCGGAGGGGGTGGCTGTCGCCTTGCGGGCGGTGGCGGAGGCGGATGCGGGGGTCAAGGGTGGGGGAGATGATCCGGAGTACGCGTTGGAGAAGGCGGTTGTGGTGATCGCGCGGGCGGCGCGGTCGCGTCGGGGGTGA
- a CDS encoding arylamine N-acetyltransferase: protein MDTAELDAYLRRLGAEQQAWPTVDVLRELHLRHLRAVPFENLSIHLGEEIVLEEKRLLDKVVGRRRGGFCYELNGSFGALLSKLGFDVTLLAARVYGEEGQVGIPYDHLALRVRTVDGGDWLADVGFGANSHYPLEFGNRTEQEDPGGMFRVAEVDRESGGREFGDLDVFRNGKPQYRLETRPRALGDFAAGAWWHSTSPASHFTRSLVCSLLTEDGGRITLSGRTFTVTSADGAREVTELGSDAEVLATYRDRFGLELDRVPEVGKGREERVGALVEGGSEGL from the coding sequence ATGGACACCGCAGAGCTTGACGCCTACCTTCGCCGCCTCGGGGCCGAGCAGCAGGCCTGGCCCACCGTCGACGTACTGCGCGAACTGCACCTGCGCCATCTGCGGGCGGTGCCGTTCGAGAATCTGTCGATCCACCTCGGGGAGGAGATCGTCCTGGAGGAGAAGCGGCTGCTGGACAAGGTCGTCGGGCGGCGCAGGGGCGGGTTCTGCTACGAACTGAACGGCTCGTTCGGGGCGTTGCTCTCGAAGCTCGGGTTCGATGTGACGCTGCTCGCGGCACGGGTGTACGGGGAGGAGGGACAGGTCGGCATCCCGTACGACCATCTCGCGCTGAGGGTGCGGACGGTGGACGGGGGCGACTGGCTGGCCGATGTCGGGTTCGGGGCGAACAGCCACTATCCGCTGGAGTTCGGGAACCGGACGGAGCAGGAGGATCCGGGCGGCATGTTCCGGGTGGCCGAGGTGGACCGGGAGAGCGGGGGCCGGGAGTTCGGGGACCTGGACGTGTTCCGCAACGGCAAGCCGCAGTACCGGTTGGAGACGCGACCGAGGGCGCTCGGGGACTTCGCGGCGGGGGCGTGGTGGCACAGCACCTCGCCGGCCTCCCACTTCACCCGCTCGCTCGTCTGCTCCCTGCTCACGGAGGACGGCGGCCGCATCACCCTCAGCGGTCGTACGTTCACCGTCACCTCGGCGGATGGCGCCCGTGAGGTGACCGAGCTGGGCTCGGACGCGGAGGTGTTGGCGACGTACCGAGACCGCTTCGGGCTGGAGTTGGACCGGGTGCCGGAGGTGGGGAAGGGCCGTGAGGAGCGTGTGGGCGCGCTCGTCGAGGGAGGTTCCGAGGGCCTGTAG